The following DNA comes from Brassica oleracea var. oleracea cultivar TO1000 chromosome C5, BOL, whole genome shotgun sequence.
TTACCGAAGATGCAGAGGTGTAGGTATATTACCTGTGACCCCACTATTCTAATTCAAAGGAATGATAACATATTGTTTGGAAGGCAGGTGTAGATACATTATAGATGACCCCACTATTTCTCCTACAACTTTACCAACAAAAAAAATTGGATTCAGAGAAGCGAGAAGAGAGAAAGGAAATAAGAAAAGGTTACCTACAAATCCATATACTTGCTTGAGTTGATTCCATGTGTTTAGTGATCGTTACTCCCAAGGCAAAGCCTACATTTTTTTATTTACATGCACTAAATGAGGTCAGTAGAGGGGTTAGTCAGACATGATTAGTTAAGTTGCAGGATGAATGGAATTGGTTGCTAAGAAAGGATATTGCTTAGAAAGTACTCCTAAGTTAAGATTGATTTGATGTGGTTGGAATATTGTTGAGGTTATGATAGTATGTTCTTAAATTATGTGAGTCTCTATTGTTTCAAAAACACCTTTCAGAGAGACTGCTCATTGTTTTTGCTTGAGGACAAGCAAAAGAGTAAGTCTGAGGGTGTTGATGTATCATGGATTTTACCCATTTTTAGCCATGGTATATATGTGTTTTTAAATACCTTATAGTTGTTTTGGAGTCTTTTTAGTATGATTTCAGGTTTTGGAGTGATTTGGAGGAAAGTGGTGATTTTGGTGCATTTTGGAAAGAAACTGACAAAGGCTCGAAGTTGACCATCGATCGATACACACTCTGTAGTGTCGATCGATCGACACACACCCTGTAGTGTCGATCGGCGGCGAAGCGCGCAGAAGCCAGATTGGGTTCCAGCCGACTTAAAGCACAAGTCCCACAAGAATTACAAGATTACCCCTGACGAGTTTTAACCTAATATTCATGTGCTCTGCCATTGTTCTAGGCAACACACGCTTTCACTCTTTTCTACTTTTCATACAGCAAAATACTTAGAGTCTTAGGTTTGGAGAGAAGATCCAAGAACTCCTTCAGAGCTTTTTGATTGGAACTCCAGTTTCTTTACTCTATTATATTATGCAATTTACTTATGCTATTTTTATGAATTACTTAGACAAGTCTGAGTAGTTCACCTTGTTAGATTTAGGGTTCAGATATTCATGAGGGATTAGCCCAAAATATAGAATTCCTAAGTGTCAGGATATTAATCAACTAAATTGTTCTTAATGCCTATGTTCTAGAATAGCTAACTAGGACTTTGCCTATAGACATTAGGGCGCATTCGGAAGTTTGGTTCTTTGTCTGAAATTGTTTAGGTTGTGCTAGGATTGCTAGAAACAAGCGGAAGCTAATTTAGTTAACCTAGTGAACACGTTCAATCCCGCTCGTAACACTCCCTGGAAGGAACGTCGAAAGACAACTCGTTAGTTGTATCGATCGACATGCTGAAAGGTTTATCAATCAACACCCCATTGTTGGAATCGATCGACACTTTCTCAGGGCCAACAAGCGACACTTGATGTCCTAGATCTAGTGATAGATAGTCTAAATATACGAAATTTGATCGAGTATTCTTATTTGTTTGAGTTCTAGAATATCCATTGTATGCTTAGTATTATATATCTCTATAATTCTGATTGTCTAAATAGAAACCCTAAGGGTCTAACTGGTGACCATTATATGAACATTAGGAATACGTAGGGGAAAAATGAAGAGGAATAAAATTATAGGAAAAAAAAAATCCTTATCAATTTTAGGAAAGAACAAATTTGTTCTATATTCCTCTAGAATAAAAGAAATGAGAAGGAATGAAAAGGAAAAATTATTTCTTGTAAATGGTAAAATAAAAAAGAGATAATAAGGAATGCATTATTCCATTTCATTTCTTGGTCACCAGTTAGACCTTAAGTCTAATGTTTCCCATATCTGTCTTAAAAACCCAATCAACCAATCCATTGAACAATTACTTGTTCACTCCTGCTAATTTACATTTAAACCATTCCTCCTAGCTTAACTACATAACTAGGTAGATCTATTGTGTGTCTTAGCTCCCTATGAATTCGATCCCTAAGTACTACAATTGAACCTCTTATTTGAGAGAGTAAATCACTATTTAGGGTAATTTGAGTGATATCAGCTGGTCGGGATAAGCCAAGCTCACCATATGGCGAGCTGGTCAGGACAGTCCGAGCTCTCCATAAGGCGAGATGGTCGGGACAGGCCGAGGTCGCCATAAGGCGAGCTGGTCGGGACAGGCCAAGTTCGCCATATGGCGAGCTGGTCGGGACAGGCCAAGTTTGCCATATGGCGAGCGGGTCGGGACTGTCCTAGCTTTGGCCTTCTTCGGGTGGTTCTGACGGTTGGGAAGCGTTGGTAAGCCCTTTTCCCGTTTAGTTGTTTGTTTCCCAAGATTTTTTTTTTGTCAAAGAGATTAGATCTTCTAATTCGAGAACTTGTCGTATAGCTTCTTTTAAAATTACACGCGACTTTTTGTTTCGAGAAATATTTTCCAGAGACTTTCAGGCATTGATTCCGTCGTGACTGATTTTGACCCCAACATCTGAAAGACTTTGAATTATAAGTTATATAGGGGCATATAAGACATGCGGAAAGCGAATATCAAAATTGTTTAATGTAAATGAAACGGTGCCTTCATCTCCCCAAGAACATTTTAATGAGGAACTACAAGCCTTAAAAGTACCCCAATGAAGGATTGTCCTCAAACGGTGCCTTCATCTCCTCATTGGGGTTGCTCTAAGCTTGGGTAACATCTTTATATGGTGGATGGCTATTGAATCTCTACAACTCATTTCAGTGGATGCAGATGGGTTTGGATGGACAACTTGAGTATATTCAACTTATGGAAACGTAAAACTTAAGATGTTGAGAGGCGGCTTTGCATACATAATTAAAAGCACTGTGATAGGTTATGAAAAGCATAATCGAACATTCGACATGTTAGAACTTTGGAACATACTGCAAGGATCTGATCGTAATGATAAATGAGCCTCATGCATGGTCATGTTTAGCAACATAATTGGATGCGATAAAATATCTTCAGCAATGTTTCCCGAATTTCAAGATTTCTTAGATCATGCGAGCGCAAATTGAGATTTATGGTTTGTTAGCAAAAACTACAGGGTCTTTTGGTAGAGATTTTTGTTTTATTGATCGTTATATTTCGATCTGGGTGATCTCCGCAATTCGAGTAATGGAACATTTCTTCATGGTCAAAAAGAAAAAAAAATTCCTCATATCATTATTCATTGTACCGGAACATATTTTTTATTGGGCTACAACTGGAACAGAATAGTTAGGAGTCCGGAAAAATATAAACCGACCCATAACTGAAAAAGATAAAGTTATCATGCAATTTACTCATGCTTTTTTTAATTGAAAACAAAATGGGTCAGAGTTGACTCAGCCCAATAAACCCATTAATTTGTTAATCCATTAACCTGTTAACCCATTAACCTTTTAACCTATTAACATGTTAACCCATTAACCCATTGCATCAAAAATAAACAGTTCATTTGGGTTAATGGGTCAACTTGGATTGAATCAAACCATGGGTCATGACCCATTTTGACACTCCTACTTATGCATATTTGAAATATTTTGGCAACCATTTAAGACATTTCTAAACATGACACTAAATTTGGTGTTGAAATTATATCAAATTTAGTATTTTGATATTTTATTTTTTATGTTATCTCCAACCATAACATTAAATATTACACCAAATATAAGATTATATATTATTTGATGTTTTCAATTTTAATAAATTTTATTTTTCTATTATTTATAATTGATATATAATTATTTTATCATATTTAGATGTTAATTGTTTTTTAATTTTATGTTGATAATTTTGGTTTAGCAATATTATACTTTAATGTATTTATTTTATATAAAATATTATGTTAAAAATTACAAAATAATAATTATGAAAAGTACATAACAAAATAATGTGTTTATTTTAGGTTTTGAGGGTTTATTTCCAATTTAATATGGATTTTAACCTTATCCAGCTTATATCATTAATTTCTAAATTTTATAATATATTATTATAATTTTATATTTTTAAAAATAAAATAGAAAAGTTTTTTATATTTTAGTTTTTATAATATAAAGTAAATGATAATAATCATTTAATGTTTCTTTACTTAAAAAAAATTAACTATGTAAAAATAATTTTAAAATATAAATAATACAGTATATTTATGTCTATTTACAAATTTGAAATAATTAATAATAATAATTGAGCTATACTATTAAATGAAACATAGTAAAAATATACATATTAAATATTTGATGTGAGGAATAATATTATTTAGTGAAATGGTATAATTTTTAAAGTTTTATTATACATAAAATTACACCAAATTTGGTATTTGGGTGTTTTATTAGAGTTGACCTTAACGACAGCTAGAAAGGCTCAGGGCCCCATGATTTCAGGATATTGTATTGTATTTTATTATTTAGTTTGTTTCTCTTCCCACGATATATTTCAATGAGTGGAAAATAGTTTGTTTGAATTGGTTCAAAAGCGTGTTACAAAAAAAAGGAAAGAAGAATTGGTTCGAAGCAACTACGAAGGACACGAACATGTCTTTTGAAGAAAATAATATAATGTAGATAATGTGTGCCGCGTTGAATTGCTCGCCCACTTGGCTACTCGCTCATCATTATATTGCGTGGCATATTTGACCATGTATATATTATTATTTTGCTTAGACTGTAAATCGAAAATAGAAATCATAAGAATACATATATGTAATGCAAAGTCATGGTATTATCATTTATACTCACTTTGGTTGTTGCAAACTTCCTAAGTATGCAGTTTGGAGAAAGTTATATATATTTGGCATTTCATCAAAAACTTGTAGTCCATTCTCCACCGGAAAACGTTATGGGTTTCGACACGGAATCCTCGGACCGAATTACACAAGGTATGTGCATTCATGATTAATGTCACAGGACACAACGATGATGTTCTAAGTCATTTAAACTAGCAATATAAATTTTCGTTGTTTTGCTTGGTTAAGAAGGAGAAGAAGCTAATGTCGGAGTTGAGAATCAACCAAGAGAAGCACCAAATTCAACATCTCTTGATCAGCTACAAACTATCAAGACACGAAACTGGTGGATTTGGATCTTTGTCTCTTCGGGTTTGGTCGTAACAGGACGGGTTTTCTCCACCCTTCTTCTAAACTTCTACTTTGTTCAAACAGGACGAGATGTTTGTGACGACCCAAAACAATTTAAAGGCACATGGCTTCAGTCCATGGTCCAAAACGCTGCGTTTCCATTTACAGCCTTATTTGCCTTTTTATGGTGTTCTTTATCTTCTAACCATAGAAAAACTACCACTTCTTCTGCTTCTTCTTCTGGCAAACTCTTTCTTCTTTACATATCTCTCGGGGTCCTCTTTGCTGCTTATAGCCAACTTTATGCAATTGGAAGAACACACTGTATCTTCTTCTTTTGGATCTTTACAACACAATTGATCTTGACTTCCATGTTTACAGCAATCATCAACAAACACAAGTTCAACCGTTGGATCATATTATCAGTTATACTTTCTGGAGTTGCCACAGGCGTCACATCTTCAGATGATGCCTATAATCCCTGCGAAGGTGAGGGCTACAAAATGAGTTACGGTGCGTGGTGTGGCTTCTTTGGCACGGTAGCCTTCTCTTTATCTCTATGCATCATGCAATTAGGGTTCGAAAAAGTCATACCGAAGACAGAGAGTAAAGTTTCCTCGGTGATGTTGATGCAAACATATGCTTCAATGATTGCAACGTTGATATGTTTGGTTGGACTATTCGTTAGCGGTGAATTCAGAGACATCAAAGAAGATTTCGAGACATTTAAGAAAGGGAAACCACTTTACGTTTTGACTCTAACTGGATTATCACTTGCCTGGCAAGTAATGTCTATAGGGCTTGTGGGTCTTGTGTGTTTGGTTTCTACTCTTTTTTCTAATGTTGTCAGCTTCTGTGCAACCCCATTAGCAAACATTCTCGTTGTGGTGGCATTTCGGTTTATAGATGATGACATTGAATGGTTTAAGGGAGGAGCTTTGTTAGCTGGGATACTTGGTTTTGCATCTTACGCCTATTCCTTGTACAAGACTGTTAAGAAAAGGGCAAGCCAAAGTGAAACACTGAGAGTATGATCTATGTATGTTGTATATGTATTGTGTTCTGCTCTTTAGTTGTCTAAATAGGATTTTTTTTTTTCATTTGTCAGTGTTTAGCTATATTGGATTGAAAATGTTGAGCTTATACTATTTGGAAATGTTATTAAGAGTAAAATAAAATTAGTTTAAATTCACAAATCTTTTCGTGCCAAAAGTTTCTACCAATAATCCCGGCAAGAACAAGTAACAACTCTAAAATGATGAAACCTCTTGTTATCTCTTACAATGAGATCTATTTTTAACATTTAATTAGATTGGGTAATTTTTCAAAACCTTTTGAATCAAGTAGTACAATGATTCAAAAGGTTCTCACAATACAAAAATATTTTCGCACTTAGGCGCACAGCGTGCTAAGAAAGATAAAAAAATTTCAGGATAGCAAACATTTTCTAGTATTTCTATCTTCAATGCTAGATAATATCTTCATGAAGTTGTGGCAATCTCCACATATCCTCAAATTCTTCATCACTCTTAACGTCGTCTCAGGACTCATGTTTAGAAGCCCAAAAGCAATAGCTAACCGTTTGATGTGATGCATCAATGCTTTCTCTTTAGCTTCTTCACTACAAGAAAACAGCGGTATTCTGACGGACATTCCGACGGAAAATGAAATCCTCGGAATATCCCGAGGAAATTCCGAAGAAACACAAAATTTGGTTTCCTCGGAATTTCCTCAGAATATACTGAGGGAATTCCGAGGAAATACTAATCCGTCGGAATATTCTTATGGAATACCGAGGAAAAACGTTTTCCTCGGAAAAAACCGATGAATTCTGAGGATATATTTTAGCCGTTGGGGGATTTTTAAAATTCCGAGGAAATTCCGACGAACTAGCCGTTGGCATCGGAATTCCGTCGGAATTTCCTCGGGCTGTCGATAGGATTTCAACTATAAATACAAGCACCCCTCTTCCTCTTCATTCACTCCATATCTTCATCCTCTCTCTTACTCTCTTTACACACGAATTTGATTCATAAAAANNNNNNNNNNNNNNNNNNNNNNNNNNNNNNNNNNNNNNNNNNNNNNNNNNNNNNNNNNNNNNNNNNNNNNNNNNNNNNNNNNNNNNNNNNNNNNNNNNNNNNNNNNNNNNNNNNNNNNNNNNNNNNNNNNNNNNNNNNNNNNNNNNNNNNNNNNNNNNNNNNNNNNNNNNNNNNNNNNNNNNNNNNNNNNNNNNNNNNNNNNNNNNNNNNNNNNNNNNNNNNNNNNNNNNNNNNNNNNNNNNNNNNNNNNNNNNNNNNNNNNNNNNNNNNNNNNNNNNNNNNNNNNNNNNNNNNNNNNNNNNNNNNNNNNNNNNNNNNNNNNNNNNNNNNNNNNNNNNNNNNNNNNNNNNNNNNNNNNNNNNNNNNNNNNNNNNNNNNNNNNNNNNNNNNNNNNNNNNNNNNNNNNNNNNNNNNNNNNNNNNNNNNNNNNNNNNNNNNNNNNNNNNNNNNNNNNNNNNNNNNNNNNNNNNNNNNNNNNNNNNNNNNNNNNNNNNNNNNNNNNNNNNNNNNNNNNNNNNNNNNNNNNNNNNNNNNNNNNNNNNNNNNNNNNNNNNNNNNNNNNNNNNNNNNNNNNNNNNNNNNNNNNNNNNNNNNNNNNNNNNNNNNNNNNNNNNNNNNNNNNNNNNNNNNNNNNNNNNNNNNNNNNNNNNNNNNNNNNNNNNNNNNNNNNNNNNNNNNNNNNNNNNNNNNNNNNNNNNNNNNNNNNNNNNNNNNNNNNNNNNNNNNNNNNNNNNNNNNNNNNNNNNNNNNNNNNNNNNNNNNNNNNNNNNNNNNNNNNNNNNNNNNNNNNNNNNNNNNNNNNNNNNNNNNNNNNNNNNNNNNNNNNNNNNNNNNNNNNNNNNNNNNNNNNNNNNNNNNNNNN
Coding sequences within:
- the LOC106343579 gene encoding putative purine permease 20 isoform X2 gives rise to the protein MVLSFILTLVVANFLSMQFGESYIYLAFHQKLVVHSPPENVMGFDTESSDRITQGEEANVGVENQPREAPNSTSLDQLQTIKTRNWWIWIFVSSGLVVTGRVFSTLLLNFYFVQTGRDVCDDPKQFKGTWLQSMVQNAAFPFTALFAFLWCSLSSNHRKTTTSSASSSGKLFLLYISLGVLFAAYSQLYAIGRTHCIFFFWIFTTQLILTSMFTAIINKHKFNRWIILSVILSGVATGVTSSDDAYNPCEGEGYKMSYGAWCGFFGTVAFSLSLCIMQLGFEKVIPKTESKVSSVMLMQTYASMIATLICLVGLFVSGEFRDIKEDFETFKKGKPLYVLTLTGLSLAWQVMSIGLVGLVCLVSTLFSNVVSFCATPLANILVVVAFRFIDDDIEWFKGGALLAGILGFASYAYSLYKTVKKRASQSETLRV
- the LOC106343579 gene encoding putative purine permease 20 isoform X1, with the translated sequence MVLSFILTLVVANFLSMQFGESYIYLAFHQKLVVHSPPENVMGFDTESSDRITQEGEEANVGVENQPREAPNSTSLDQLQTIKTRNWWIWIFVSSGLVVTGRVFSTLLLNFYFVQTGRDVCDDPKQFKGTWLQSMVQNAAFPFTALFAFLWCSLSSNHRKTTTSSASSSGKLFLLYISLGVLFAAYSQLYAIGRTHCIFFFWIFTTQLILTSMFTAIINKHKFNRWIILSVILSGVATGVTSSDDAYNPCEGEGYKMSYGAWCGFFGTVAFSLSLCIMQLGFEKVIPKTESKVSSVMLMQTYASMIATLICLVGLFVSGEFRDIKEDFETFKKGKPLYVLTLTGLSLAWQVMSIGLVGLVCLVSTLFSNVVSFCATPLANILVVVAFRFIDDDIEWFKGGALLAGILGFASYAYSLYKTVKKRASQSETLRV